ATTTTGTGGCAAACCTCTTTTACCCGGCCTGTAAAGGTAACCGTCTGTTTACCCGTCCCGAAGGGGTGGGGTAAAGTGTATATGATATTATATACGGTACGAAAAAGACATCACCTCCTGACCGGGATGAGTAACCAAAAAATGATTACTCAGAGGTGATGTCTTCCAGAATATTATTCGCTTGTTTAAGAACTTGGCTGGCAGCATCAAGGCAAAACCCGTATTATATGGTTTTATACACATGGTGAAAGAAGATTGTTTCGTCGAAATATCGCGCACTTTTAACAAATTCGGCACAATCAGGAATGAAATTTCTTTTTGTTGGGTTCAAAGCCCCTAATTTTATCTGATTTTATTTGAAAATCTTTCAATTGGGAAATTAAGGATGAACTTAGAGTGATATTTTGCTTACTTGCCTCACGTAAGAATTCAATTTGACTATACCTTTTGTCTTGATTTATTATTTGGTAATTGGAGACTTGACTATTTTCTTTCTGAGCAGGTACTAGATTTTGATTTTCCTTTGGAATTTTTTCGTGATATTCTTGTTGTTTCTTGATATATGTTTCAGATTTAACTATGTTGGACTGAATGATCCAATAACTAACTGCGGACGCTGCCAACATAACAATCAAGATTTGTGTATATGGTAAAAAACTCCACATCGCCCCTATAGTAGACGCAATAAAAAACAATAGCAGCATATTTTTATATGTCCAATCAGATGATCCTAATCGTCGTAACCATGTATTAATTAGAATATACGTAAAGGCTGAGGCTAAAGCAATTAATATTATCTGTATACTAACATTGTTTGTCAGCACATATATCCCTCCTTGCTTAAATTTTATATTTCTTTTTATTTCTAGTATATGTATAGAGGGGCACAAAGGCCCCTCCCGGAAATCACGTTAGCTACTGGGGAAAATGTCAGGGCATTGTGGCGGAAAAGTAGGTTTATTACATGCCAAACTTAAGCTGCCAGTTCCACAGTCAAGGGTATTATCTCTCGGTTCGCAGAACTTACCTTGCACTTCCAGTTTAACCTCAGTTTCCACATACACGTCCTGACAAATACTAATTTCAAAAATAAAGTTGCCATCAATCGGCACATCACTAAGCGCAACGGCATTTGCGCTAAGAACGTTTGTTGTAATATTGTTAGAGGTAAATGGTTGCGGAAAACACAAACCTACTCTTTCCAACATCTGGAAAGTAACAGGGAAAGTTACTACCGGGATAGTTGAACCAGTAGTGTTATTGTAAACTTCTACTGTTAGATTAGCCGTTATCAGGATTTGGGCACAACCTATTTCAATTTCCTTTTCGTTAATAATTACAGTTTTCCTGACAATACTTACGATTTTGGTAGTTACATCGGCAGGGGTGAGCTTACCAACAACCCGCAATACATTTCCGGCATCAATAAGTGGCTGTAACACGGTAAGACTAGCTGCAGGAATCGCAATGTTTTTAATTTCATCAGTATTTAGTAAAACCCAGTCATACACTTTGTTAACTCGTATACATTCATTTGTAAATTCTGTACCTTGGCGTGACAAAGAATTTTTCTCCGAAACAACTTGATAATCAAACATACATACATCACCTCAGTAATATTATTCATAGAAACGTTCTACAATTATAGTAGGAACGCTCTACGGTATATTATATTAATGGTAAAGTTGTTATGTGATATAATATCTTTCATATCTGACAAAGCCGCATATAACAAAAACCCCTTGCCGCACTAGCAAGGGGTTAGCTTTTTTTGACTGGTGACCCGCCTGGGACTCGAACCCAGAACCTACTGATTAAGAGTCAGTTGCTCTACCAATTGAGCTAGCGAGTCAGTGGCTGGGGAGGAAGGATTTGAACCCTCGAATGTCGGAGTCAGAGTCCGATGCCTTAACCAACTTGGCGACTCCCCATAGACTATTTAAATGTTAGTAATAAGTTTTCTCTTTCGCTTATTTATTGTACAAGCACTTAATACCCTTGTCAAATCGTTTTTTTTACGAAAAAACGAGCATGAATTAATTACATGGCCAACTTGCAGATTAAGGTCTGTTAGTCGCTGATCACATAACATCACGCCTGCTGAATGCTATAATGACCAAAACACTGCCTGACGATATCAATCGTGTATATCAGTGTTTTCAGTTTGGGACGGGCTGAACGTCACCAAGCCGGCTGCCCGCACTCC
Above is a window of Thermosinus carboxydivorans Nor1 DNA encoding:
- a CDS encoding BMQ_0737 family morphogenetic spore coat protein is translated as MFDYQVVSEKNSLSRQGTEFTNECIRVNKVYDWVLLNTDEIKNIAIPAASLTVLQPLIDAGNVLRVVGKLTPADVTTKIVSIVRKTVIINEKEIEIGCAQILITANLTVEVYNNTTGSTIPVVTFPVTFQMLERVGLCFPQPFTSNNITTNVLSANAVALSDVPIDGNFIFEISICQDVYVETEVKLEVQGKFCEPRDNTLDCGTGSLSLACNKPTFPPQCPDIFPSS